The Sorghum bicolor cultivar BTx623 chromosome 6, Sorghum_bicolor_NCBIv3, whole genome shotgun sequence genome contains the following window.
GATGAAAATGTTCTTTTGTGCTTGGGCCAAATGGCAGTCACTGCACGGTCAGATGTTCTTTGGAAGCCTCTTAACCATGAGGTGGGAATCTCTTAAGGTTTTAAGGTTTTTTTGCCTATAAAACTTCGTGATATACCTGCACTAACTAAACTAATTTCGTAACTCGCAGGATTTAGTTTACCTAATATAAAGAATAGTGTACACTAAAGACTATGAACAACAGTGTACAGGATTTATTGTTCACTCCCTCTGGCTTACAATTTCCTCATAAAATTGCAGGTGCTGATGCAGAGAAGTGATAAAGTTTGCCCCCAAAATTCTGGGCCTGAAGGTTATCAGGTACATGGTCCAACATCTGAAGGAGGAGTGCGTCGTTCTCCTACCAGAGATGGAGAGACGACCACCCCGTTCCTGGGCGAATTGCTTGAGGATATGGAGCTTCCTGTCAAGACACTGTCGCCGGCAGTACCTTGTGAGGCCTCAACTCCTCGCTATAGTACCTTTGGCTGATGAACTGTAGAACATCAGCCATCATGCTCATTTCCTGTAGATCACATCAGACGTATGTACCTTGTAATTTATGTAGGTTACACTTAACAGATGTATGTAAAATAAATTTGAATTGATTCTATACAAATTTGGGACAAGAATCACAATTTGAACTTCTCGTGTGCATTTGAGTTGCTTGCTTGTCATTCTGGTCCTGCTTGCTTTTCCTGTATTGACAAAAAATCACGTGTATAGCAAGTGATTCACATCTCTATTTTAATCTGGTGTGCGTTATAACTAGGCTGTCAAGATTGGCTGGCCCTGTGCTTGGTGACTTTTGGGTGATCCGCACCGCACCCTCCGCGCCAGGGTAGGGTACCATCTACTAATCACGTGCCAGGAACAACAGCACATGGAGCACTTAATGCTTCTGAACTCCTTGACCTTTTCTTTATTATTTCTTGGGTGTAAACCAATGCCCCATAATATACTGAGTGGATTTCTTTGCTCGGCAACATTGCCTTTTCCGGGATTGTTTGTATCATTATGTATGAGTATCAGTATGACAGATGGGATTGGTTTCTGAATGCTGACCGTCACAGGGTATGTGATTACGTTAGGTCACATGCTTGTAGCAAAGGCTGCAGAGAGTCTCCCGATCTCTTCGAGTGTGACAAAGAATGACAGGTCCTTTTCACACTGAATTTGAAGCCCAGATTTGGCAGCATGCCGGGGGTGAAAATTTGAGATCTGGAAGTGAAAACCTACTTACAGGCTTAGGCTGTCAACAGGAGactcatttgggaacccaaacccaaaatggtCTCCAAcataatacctatagcctccaacagagtacccatacagaagatcTATTTTgtgtatcaggagaggcataatcaaatttgggtatcctctctcttcgagacccatttgcagagagtgtaaTCTTTTAGATCTTGTtgggtatggaaccttttacctgtagcgctacccaaaagacaaatgggtcttgtattttgggtgacgattgttggaatAGTCTTACATCCCCGACATGGATGTTCAGCCACTCTAGTGACTACGTACCAAATGTCCTTTTGACTAGTTGACAGATCGAGAGCAGAGCTGAAACTATCCAAGCTTTCTTGCGAAAGTAGCAGTGAAAGTGTTCTTGGAATTGATAGTTTTAAAGGGTGCAGCCTTGTGCTTCTTCCAGGTAAAAAAATCGATGGCTCGGGCAATTTTGGAAGATAGGGTTACAACTGACGTTGCATATAGCCGTGCTACTGGTGTCGACATGCCTGGGACCGCAAAGCAATGAAGTTTCGAGGCCAACACTAAAGAGACCCTGATAGGATGTCACTAGCCGGTGCCTCCAAAAGAGCCGACGTACTTGATTGCTCACTCATGTTTCTTGTGGAAAGATGAAGGATTGTTGATGACAAGGAGTCGAGAGACCAACAAACCCTAGTCATATAGAGGCAAGGGCATCTTTTGACCAATCCTCCTCTTCGGTTGTACGAGTATGCATCATTGCTGTCACTAGCTTGCAATAGTAGTGGAGTACACGGCCGATTTCTTGGTCATGCGGTGCCTTGTGGACAAAATTTCATCACTACTTGTCTGATGGCTGAAACTGAAATCGCATACTGTCGTCTTCAGGCAAGACAAATGGCAATTAACAAAACCTCCAAGAAAGACAAATGCAAATTAAGGAAATTTTTATAGATTTCCACGTCGAAAGCACCCACATTTTGTTCTCGGATGAGTTAGTGGAAAATATACTTTTCTATACATGCTTGTGGCTCCTACCTTACGTTACGATCTTTTCCTCTCCAAATGCCCCGATACAATCTCTGATGTATGCAAGAAGTAACAGACAATACAAGAGACACCAAAGCTACTatcctgctggctgctgctatAACACCACACTTTCTAAACAGGATTAATGGAGCCTCATCGCCACACGCATCTATTATTATCTTGCTATGTCTTCAAGCCTTTTCAGTATTTTCTTTGTATCTGGTCTCAATGACGGTGATGGATTACAACAAGCCGTTGCCAATTCGAAGTAGGCATTTAGATTGTCCTCCTTCCCAGAATTcttgctttgtttgatgagctcgGAACTGAAAGCTTCTGATATCTTCCTCTCAAGAACCAGGTCTTTGAAAGAGGCCGGCAAATGGATGTCTCGCGCATTTGGCGACTTATTATCATTTGCGACATCCTTCTGAGCGAGCATCTCGAGCATAATCACTCCCAGACTGTAGATATCACTCTCCCTGGTGGCATCCCTCATCTTGATCAGCTCTGGAGCCTTATAGCCCTGCATTGCAGATGTCTCCAGCATCTCTTGCGCAGCAGCAGGGTTCAGCAGAAGGTAGAGGCCAAAGTCTGCTATCCTGGGCTGGAAATCAGCGTCAAGCATAATGTTATTTGTTTTGAGATTGCCGTGAATGATTGGTTTCTGCGATGCTGTGTGAAGGTGGTCCAGTCCTTTGACAATGCCGATAGACAGCTTGCAAATTATTTCCCATCTCTGTGAATCATTGATTCCCTCTGCAGGTCAGAAGAATAGATAAAGATGAGAAACTTGCAAACGAAAAGGAAAAACAGGGGGAAAATATTGATATTTCACGACTGACTGAGACTAGCTTGTTAGTAATGGGTGAAATTCCTTTATAACCAAAAACTGTCCTTTTCAAGCCGTTGGTAGTCTGAAATGCAAATGGCCCAAAGTTCATTAAGTTGTTTTGTGCATGCAAGCAATAAAAACTACGAGTATTATGCAAGTCTTTCTCTACGAGACTAATTAAGTTGTGTATAATTTTTAAGAAAGGATGTGATCCAACAACTCCCTGAAAACGAGAGCTGATAGATGCAGGAAACCACAAACAGTTCAGAAGTGCCACCATTCCACCAACATAAAGCCCAGAATAAGTCATGAAAACCGCTAAAGATGCATTTCTCTGTCTGATAATAAAACAACCACCATGTCCGTCTGGAAAAAATCGGCTTTCCGCCAAAGCCTTGATTTGATAGAGGACTTGCATCGCCCAAATTGTAAAGGCAACAATTAAAAGCTTGAAAGCGTGACTATTGAAAAGGAGTGAAGCTTGCCACATGTAAAACCCAAGATCTTacgcaagaagaagaagatgctcTGTGGAGCGGATAACAACAACTACGAAAATTTCACTAAGAACTTTATGAACTGTCCCTTTGTGTAGTCAAGAACAAGAGCATAAAGCGTAACAGTGAAGCCACATGGCTAAAGGTAACAAAAACCACCCTGCAAGGCTGTAACATAGTACAGCCCAGGCCTCCACAGCGATCTGCTTAATCCGCGAAGCATCATTTGCCTGCCACGCTTTTACCGCAGCCCGAAGGCATGGGATGACGAAAGTAGCTAATCATCTAAATCTGAGGTAAATGTCAAATTCTGCAGTAAATCCAAGCAATGGGAGCTGAACCAGGAAACCTTACCGACACTCgagcaaaaaaagaaaaaaaaaaaacatttcgcATGATTAGCCTTACTTGAAGCTACTAGCTGGGTTCGAAAGCAAATGACGTGAAGGGAGAACAGACCTTGCAGGAAGCGGCGTAGCGAGCCGGCGGCGTAGAACGGGTGCACGAGTAGCTTCTCCCCGCGCGGTCCGATGTAGAGCGCGCGGATCGGCACGAGGTTTGGGTGGCGCGCGGCGCCGAGCACCCGCGCAGCCGCCGCGGCGTCCTCGGCGGCCGCGGCGCAGGCCGGGCGCACGAACCGGAGCAGCGCGACGGCCTCCCCGGCGCTGAGCCCGGCGCGGTACAGCGTGCTGTGCGAGGACTTGGCCACCACCTCCCCGGGCGCCTCGAGGATCGCGGCCACCGTGAGCGCCTCGCCTCCCGGGAACCGCAGCAGCGCCTCCTCCCCGCCGGCGACGTAGCCGCCCGACGCGCCGCCGGCCGCCTGGAACCGGTCCGCCCTCGCGCCGCCGTGGGAGGGCAGCACCGAGCGACCgcggccccggccccggcggcggcggcggcggacgaaGTAGAAGATGGCCAGAGCGACGACCACGGCGAGAGCCGGGAAGAGGACGGCGTTGATGACCGCCTTGCGCATTGCTCCGTTCTAGACTTGGGGCGAGCTCTAGATCGGAGGCGTGCTTGGTTGCTCTTGCTGGGGTAAATGGGCAACGGGAAAATGGTAGGGAAATGGGGTGCGGTGGTAGGGTTTGGAatttgggagagagagagagagagagagagaggtttgCTTGAGCGTGCTGCTCTGGGGCTGCTCTGCTTCTGCTTTCCTCTGCCTCGCGCAGCCCCTGCTATTCTTGCCGTTGGGATGGGGGAGAAGGAGGCTACCAGACAGCCTTGGGATTCCTTTCGTTTCAGGAAGGCTTTCTTTATTTGAGAACAGAGGAAAGTTGTGTGTGAAAAAAATGAGAATGTGGCCTGAGACGGTGACCACGACGGTGGAGGCGACAGTGAAATGTTTCTCTTGCTTTTAATCTTGtataactaaggccttgtttagttcgcaaattttttttgtttttggttactgtagcatttcgtttttatttgacaaacattgtccaatcacggagtaaataggctcaaaagattcatctcacaaattacaggtaaactgtgcagttagtttttattttcgtctatatttaatgctccatgcatacgaccaaagattcgatgtgacggaaaatcttaaaaaaatttgcgaactaaacaaggcccagcacAAGCTAAAGTTTAGGCTTAAAATGAAGACTTGTATCAAAGTTAAAGCAAAACATAGGTGTGCATTCGATGGAGTGTCGTAACAATAGAAAGctttccctcaaaaaaaaaacaatagaaAGCACTTTTTATCTCTTATACAAATCAAGAAATTTCTATATACTACCTACCAAAACTTTGACAATACACATTGGTGCACcaattctctttttttagaaagAAAAAAACTGAGTGCACCAATTTTTTGGCAATGAACCAATTGATGACTTAAGTTTTTGGTTTGCCATGATTTGGTAGGACAGGAATGAAAAGCCAACCAAGTAGACCTTAAGTCCAATTTGAGCGATGTGTCAGCATCACGAAAATTTTAGTAATAATAACTTAACTGACTTaacaaatatagataaaaataataactaattacacagtttatttgtaatttgcgagacaaatcttttaaacctagttagtttatgattggataatatttgtcaatacaaacgaaaatattatcgtattcattttgcaaaaaaaaaagaactaaacaagaccttaggatATGGCCCTTCCATCTGCCCCTCAGGCCGGCGTGTGATTGGAACAGGCATTGACTTTATATGTCGTTCTCTAATTTTTGTTACTACCCCATATTAGGCTTATACAAGatataaaaagtttttggattttgatactttagcactttcgtttttatttgacaaacattgtacaattatagagtaattagacttaaaaaattcgtctcgtgatttacagataaactgcgcaattagtttttgtttttatttatatttaatgtttcatgcacatgccgcaagattcgatgtgatggggaatcttgaattttttttttgtttttaaggtgaactaaacaatgccttagtAGCTCGCAAAAAAAGAACAATGGCTTAGGGTGCGTTTGGTTGAGCTGTGGCTTTTGAAAAAGCCGCTATGAGCTGTGAGCTGTGGAAAAGCAGCTGTGAGAAATCAGCTGTGGAAAAAGCAGAAGGCCGTTTGGTTGGAGCTGCTGTCAAACTGTAGACTGTGTAAAAAATACCTATTATGCCCCTGGAGGCTGAGGACATGTTTATATGAAAATTGCTCGTAACAAAATaatacatcacttgattatcatTAAAAAGACTGTTTAAGCAAGATAAAAATAATTTTCATAGTTTTTCATCCATCAAAGTGATTGGTCCATACAACAATGTCATCCCTCAACATAACATAACTAGCTTTCTCTCGCACTAACCAAACCATCCGCTATCCTAGTACGAATGATATTCATAGTATCCTCGTTCTCTACATGCTCACTACCATCCTCTCCTGTCGTGTCACTTGTCTCTTGTACCAAGTAATCTTCATCGGCGTCACATCTCTCGAACTCCTTATCATGCAATTGGCTATCACGGATAAAACCGATCACTCCAATCTGCTTTGTCACCCATACTTGAACCGCACAAACAAAAATTTCGATCAATTTGCAGGGAACACAACAAATTTACCAAATGTCATCATGGTTGCAACTAGTACTAATGATAGTACGACAAGCAGACCAATATTCACAACCACTACACAATCAGAACACAAGCCAGAAGGGGTCCTTGGCTCTTTACTTCAGTAGCAGAAGGGATCAGACATACCTGGTGCGCCCTTGGTTGGGGCTGGCGGCAACTCTGGGGCCAGTGGCTGGCCGGCTGCTCGACGGCGCGAGGATGTGTTGGCGCTGCAGCTCGTCGGGCAGGGAAGCGCCGGCGTCAGGCGGGGATGCGTCGTTGATGTAGCTCGTCGGTCGGGGATGGActggcgtcgggcgaggatggACTGGCGTCGGGCGGGGATGTGCTGGAGATGTAGCCGGGGATGACGACGCCGGTGGGCGGGTTCGGTGGGGTGGCCGCCGGCCTCGGGCGGGAGTGGCGGCGGAGGAACCCTAGGTCGCGGCCATACTCGCAGAGTCGCGAGTCGCTGTCTCGGGCGGGTGGGAGATGGGGAGGGTGAAATAGAACCGCGAACCGTTTTTTCCCCTTCATAACCAGTGGCAGTGGGTAATTTTTTCAAAGTTACCCATCCTAAAGCCGGTGAAAGCAGGGGTAAGGTGCTTTTAAAATTGTACTGCAGTTAAAGCTGCTTTTGGGCAAAAGCACATGTAGCTTTTGGACCCTTTGGTTGGCTTTTGGCTTTTGCTAAAGCAAAAGCAGGTTGAAAAGCCCAACCAAAAGGACCTTAGTAAAGTGTTAAGCTGCTTGTCTAGAGATCAAAACGATGCCGTGCAGAAAAGCTACGATTTAggattaaaaaaaaatctgtgTTCTTTTGAGAAAAGAATCTTCACTTGATTTTGCTATTGCTCcgtcttgttcgtttggctgataagtcatggtTGGAGGTATTGTTcactgatttattgtaagagaaaaatattattgaataGTTGACAGATACTAAGATCCTTATTTtttgatatacatatataatatatatactctctctctcttttataTAGATAGAAAAAGGCTGAAAAACTTGTATAGTCCGTACCTAACGAATGGTGTGAGACTTCAACGGTAGTGtagccgacgcccgacggccaGCAGCACTCACGTATACGATTACGTATAGCACCGATGTGTACGGCGTACTGGCAAGCACGTGCATCCAGGACCGGCACACACGAAGCCGCGTCCGCTTGAGCCGTGTCGCCGGTCAACGGATGGCCGTTGGCCGGCACACTGACGCTGGGCCATCCCCTTCCGGACGCAGCTCATCACGGAACAAAACTACAAGAGCGCCTTTTCCTTtcggccgctgccgctgccgctgccgctggcgGCTTACCGAGAGCAAGGGAAAGAACCCGTATGATCCGCACGCAACAGCGTGCGCGGTCCGTGGGCGCGAGGTTTCCGGCGACCGGCGTGCCGGGCGCGGTATCCGGGCCGGGCGGCGCCTGGCAGGCAGCACGCGTGGTGGGAGAACCGAACAACTACCTCTCGGTGGGCTGCAACTGCGCTTCCTATATTGGGGCCGGCCCGAAGGCCCATCAGTACACTTCGGCTGGGTGTCTGGAATCCATGTCGCTAAAGTCCGGGCCGAGCATTTGCTTTGTATTGGAAAGGGAGTCCATTTGGTCtcataaaaaaaggaaaaggaaaacgtCCACTTTTCCTCCCCTAGTTTTCATAATAGTTCGTTTTTTCTCCCTTAACTCTAAAACCAGACAAACCACCTCTCTCAACTTTTTAAACCGTGCATTTTACCTCTTTGGAGAGGTTTTAAAAGCGGTTTTGCTATAGTAAATGgtgattttgtctttttcttttttttatttatttcgactaaacctttgaaaaatcatagtaaataaaaaaaaatcataaaatagaaaatccattttttggactccacatgagtagctCTACACAGTAACATATAATATGgaatactttagtacaaagctTTTGATATaaaggttttctttttttttctttttttaatttaaatctttgaaaaataatagaaaaattgtaaaataaaaaatctaattttattggactccatatgagtatatatacacaatgaaaaacctttatagcaagaactctgtactaaagcataccatattatatgttcattgtgtagatctacgtTCGACAAAATTTGActttatattttatgattttttgtggtttactatattttttaaaaaagattcAACCAAAATAATTtagaaataaaaaacaaaatcaTCGTTATTGTAGCATACCACCATTCGCTGTAGTAAAACCGTCTTCGAAACCGCTCCAAGGAGGTAAAATATACGGTTTGAAAAGTTGAGGGAGGTGGTTTGCCCGGTTTTGGAGTTGAGGGAAGAAAAATGGACTTTCGTGATAGTTGGGGAgcaaaagtagactttttccagagagagagagagagatccatTTGACCTCTCCAATGGAAGTTTGTTTTGCCTGCAATTGCACCAAACGGATTTTTTTTTGCTTCTCCAATTTTTGAACTATCCGAATAGATGATTTTAAAAGTGATTTTGGCTGAACTACGTCAGCCCAGTGACGAAGCTAGACCAAATAAGAGGGTGGTGCATTTCTCTTATAGATACATAAACTCGAGTTGTAACCATGATGAAAAATTAATTTACTCAGTGGTGTTTAATTTTTTCGTGGGTGCATGTGCACCCATTGTCTTGTATATAGCTTCGCCACTGCGTCTGCCACGAGAAAGACAGATCGGACTGTATTTATAGTTTGGCAGTTAATTACAATGCAAAATGTAACAACCTATCTTTTTAGAAAAACCATCCAAATACTTTTCTACAAAGATACGCAAAATCCTAAAACTAGAAGAGAATAATTAAGCTGTCAATGTTATTTTTTTTCCTTACGTCGGTCGTTCCATGATACGGGCCACAAGATTTGGTAGCCTCCACCGTGTTCTGTCTTCCGTGCAAAGCAGCTCTGCAACACGAACGTTCTACTTCGTCTGGAGCCCTCGGTCAAAACTTGAcatcagggccttgtttagttccaaaatattttgcaaaatcgacactgtagttttttcgtttgtatttgacaaatattgtccaattatagactaactaggctcaaaagattaatctcgtcaatttcgaccaaactagtttttatttttgtctatatttaatacttcatgtatgtgtctaaagattcgatgtgacaaggaatctgaaaaattttgcaaaattttttgggaaataaacaaggcccggATTAGTACACGAAAAAAAGATAATTCAAATGAGATAGGAGCCCCGGGTCTATGTTGTTAATTTACACCGCTGTTGAGGCTGTAATTACATTACGACACCCAAAATGAAAAGACAAACGTAAAAGGAAATATCACGCTATCATACACTGCACGAGGGAGGCTAACTGTGAGCCTGTTGCCTGTGCCTGTAAACACTTTGTCGGACGTGTTCGATCGGTGGGTCATCTCCTGGCCGGCTCGACCCTCTGCATCCTAATCTGCTCCCTGAACTTGGCTATGAACTCGTCGGCCTTCCTGTCCACCTCGTCCTCCacctccgtctccgtctccgtctccgtctccggtCCTGGCCTCATCGCCAGCTCAAAGAGCTCCTCGTCGCACGAGTTGCCGTCCTCATCGTCCTCGTCCACCCCGTTATCTTCGCAGCTGTTTTCCTCCTCCTTGATGATGGTGTCATCGTCGTCGAGATCACTGCTGAACGAGCTGATGTCCGACGCCGCAACCATCTCATCACGCAACGTCTCGTCGTCTGCTTCGTCGTCGATGGGCACTACAGGATCGTAGCGGCGGCCGAAGGCGCTCCTCCTCGTCGCTTGCACCGCGGATCTGGACCGGAACTGCTTGCTGCCCGCGGAGCCCAAATTTGCGTTCGGGCTCCGGTCGCCACGACTAAGTGCTCCAAATTCGTTGAAGCTCCTCGCCTTGGCCTTCAGGAGGCCGCGTCGTCGCCCGCGGCCGAgaaacggcggcggcggtggaggtgggGGAGGCGGGAGCAGAGGCGGCGAGGACGGCGAGAGCGTCAGGTCGGCGTCGAGGACGGAGGACGGCGAAGGGATGGCGTGCTCGCGCACGACGTCGTATCCCGATCCCGGTCCCGCCTTGGGAGCTAGgagcaattcttcttcttcctcctcctcaatGCCGCTGCCGTC
Protein-coding sequences here:
- the LOC8083358 gene encoding putative kinase-like protein TMKL1; protein product: MRKAVINAVLFPALAVVVALAIFYFVRRRRRRGRGRGRSVLPSHGGARADRFQAAGGASGGYVAGGEEALLRFPGGEALTVAAILEAPGEVVAKSSHSTLYRAGLSAGEAVALLRFVRPACAAAAEDAAAAARVLGAARHPNLVPIRALYIGPRGEKLLVHPFYAAGSLRRFLQEGINDSQRWEIICKLSIGIVKGLDHLHTASQKPIIHGNLKTNNIMLDADFQPRIADFGLYLLLNPAAAQEMLETSAMQGYKAPELIKMRDATRESDIYSLGVIMLEMLAQKDVANDNKSPNARDIHLPASFKDLVLERKISEAFSSELIKQSKNSGKEDNLNAYFELATACCNPSPSLRPDTKKILKRLEDIAR
- the LOC8055959 gene encoding uncharacterized protein LOC8055959 translates to MGLRAGPNIGSAVAAHREVVVRFSHHACCLPGAARPGYRARHAGRRKPRAHGPRTLLRADHTGSFPCSRGWPSVSVPANGHPLTGDTAQADAASCVPVLDARACQYAVHIGAIRNRIREKTVRGSISPSPSPTRPRQRLATLRVWPRPRVPPPPLPPEAGGHPTEPAHRRRHPRLHLQHIPARRQSILARRQSIPDRRATSTTHPRLTPALPCPTSCSANTSSRRRAAGQPLAPELPPAPTKGAPVWVTKQIGVIGFIRDSQLHDKEFERCDADEDYLVQETSDTTGEDGSEHVENEDTMNIIRTRIADGLVSARES
- the LOC8055960 gene encoding uncharacterized protein LOC8055960 — its product is MAEAAAGTAPAQQQQQAAARVATTTAAAASDVSVSAWLQQVLALLFPSSLAAKAALFALVVALLPLLPSGQAQEAPRIWELPHLLLLGIILSYGVFGQKNADDGAEVAAAAAGAAADDAKLLPGVVDDEAAVEAYVSQMMRGPLVFEENDGGGDDVDGASNDGGVQQAWSSQYLADDPLVVVADTSAPGTTTSGNGVITDTGEKPLLLPVRKLKPAAAEESAPAATPAGDMMMSDGSGIEEEEEEELLLAPKAGPGSGYDVVREHAIPSPSSVLDADLTLSPSSPPLLPPPPPPPPPPFLGRGRRRGLLKAKARSFNEFGALSRGDRSPNANLGSAGSKQFRSRSAVQATRRSAFGRRYDPVVPIDDEADDETLRDEMVAASDISSFSSDLDDDDTIIKEEENSCEDNGVDEDDEDGNSCDEELFELAMRPGPETETETETEVEDEVDRKADEFIAKFREQIRMQRVEPARR